Proteins encoded in a region of the Micropterus dolomieu isolate WLL.071019.BEF.003 ecotype Adirondacks linkage group LG09, ASM2129224v1, whole genome shotgun sequence genome:
- the nr0b2b gene encoding nuclear receptor subfamily 0, group B, member 2b encodes MFPLEEITNNTCSGFRDKHPHTILYNILSGRESGYLNRKLNHCATEHNCHCEQRRTVCLKDPKATCQVASSVLVKTICFVRSLPSFSQLSSGDQSSLLRHCWVPLFVLGLAQEKIVFEVTDVPNSSILRQILLGPRLPEQEAEQPTLAEVHKLRACLHLLWNLDLSPKEYAYLKGVLLFNPAVQGLSALSFVEALQQEAKRALEEVIQLLHPEDTDRFSHILLAAYTIQTVGYSLVTELFFKPVIGNTNMLHLLTKMLFVQ; translated from the exons ATGTTTCCTCTAGAAGAGATTACAAACAATACTTGCTCTGGTTTCCGGGATAAGCATCCTCACACTATCCTTTACAACATCTTGAGCGGGAGGGAGAGTGGCTACCTCAACCGCAAACTGAACCATTGTGCCACGGAGCACAACTGCCACTGTGAGCAGAGGAGGACAGTTTGCCTTAAGGACCCAAAGGCCACTTGCCAAGTTGCCTCCAGTGTGCTGGTCAAAACCATCTGCTTTGTGAGAAGTTTACCATCCTTCAGTCAGCTTTCATCAGGGGATCAGTCGTCATTATTAAGACACTGCTGGGTTCCTTTATTTGTTCTAGGGCTCGCCCAAGAAAAGATAGTCTTCGAAGTGACTGATGTCCCAAATTCGAGTATTCTCCGACAGATTCTGCTCGGACCACGACTCCCCGAACAGGAGGCCGAGCAACCAACTCTTGCTGAAGTCCACAAATTGAGAGCTTGCTTGCATCTGCTGTGGAATCTGGATCTCAGTCCGAAGGAATATGCTTACCTGAAgggtgttttattgtttaacccag CTGTTCAAGGACTGAGTGCCTTGTCGTTTGTTGAAGCCCTCCAACAAGAAGCCAAAAGAGCTCTCGAAGAAGTCATTCAACTCCTGCACCCAGAGGACACCGATCGCTTCAGCCACATCCTTCTAGCAGCCTACACCATTCAGACTGTCGGCTACAGCCTGGTCACAGAGCTCTTCTTCAAGCCAGTTATTGGCAACACAAATATGTTACATTTATTAACAAAGATGTTGTTTGTGCAATGA
- the kdf1b gene encoding keratinocyte differentiation factor 1, with the protein MSAGSTGSLRDSGPGSYRRALSQSSSQRFSYEERCVDPVEDRLPAPEPKTVHKAQLKDANGKESETIGFIPGSADPASAAQTCNPCASPRSCSTFVCSVLTCGLYRVCQRSTLAPCLAPNESSPDRAEKVSLRALNPGDNKEQDAIDWLGDVRIAGVKVDSPIEFLDVETKSPSQTGGPAQPSHTSFHESMRFDDWEDGEENVDSLITKKLLELYSEYQIEELARCTSDSVFLKKSKAINQLINSLAEEHKMDEQEAECRLVRGIIRISTRKSAKRRPLISRRERTWSDSGNETMRESDGFSFSNNNDYKSNPNIQISELTSSDKCAREMWRHNGGHTSSSPTAYSPSHTEPNSSGVPLIRTSLRT; encoded by the exons ATGTCTGCCGGCAGCACTGGTAGTCTGAGAGACTCAGGGCCTGGCAGCTACAGGCGTGCACTCAGCCAGAGCAGCAGCCAGAGGTTTTCCTATGAGGAGCGCTGTGTTGACCCAGTGGAAGACCGACTCCCGGCCCCTGAGCCAAAGACAGTCCACAAAGCTCAACTGAAAGATGCTAATGGAAAGGAGTCTGAGACCATTGGCTTCATTCCTGGCTCAGCTGACCCCGCCTCTGCGGCACAAACCTGCAATCCCTGCGCTTCTCCAAGGAGCTGTAGCACCTTTGTGTGCTCCGTGCTCACTTGCGGCCTGTATAGGGTCTGCCAACGTTCCACCCTCGCTCCGTGCCTGGCACCAAACGAGAGCTCCCCTGACAGAGCAGAGAAGGTGAGCCTCCGAGCTTTGAACCCAGGAGACAACAAAGAACAGGACGCAATCGACTGGCTGGGGGACGTCCGCATCGCTGGAGTCAAAGTTGACAGTCCAATAGAGTTTTTGGATGTTGAAACCAAATCTCCATCTCAGACGGGTGGTCCAGCACAGCCCAGCCACACGTCCTTCCATGAGTCTATGAGGTTTGATGACTGGGAGGATGGCGAGGAGAACGTGGACTCTCTTATTACTAAAAAGCTGCTGGAGCTCTACTCTGAATATCAGATCGAAGAGTTGGCCAGGTGCACGTCAGACTCTGTGTTTCTGAAGAAGAGCAAGGCCATCAACCAGCTCATCAACTCACTGGCAGAGGAGCACAAAATGGATGAGCAGGAGGCGGAGTGCCGGCTGGTGCGCGGCATCATCCGCATCAGCACTCGGAAGAGCGCGAAGAGGAGGCCGCTCATCTCCCGCAGGGAGAGGACGTGGTCGGACAGCGGGAACGAGACAATGAGGGAGAGCGATGGCTTTTCATTCAGCAACAACA ATGACTACAAATCAAATCCAAACATCCAAATATCAGAGTTGACCTCCTCTGACAAGTGTGCCAGAGAGATGTGGCGGCACAATGGAG gTCATACTTCTAGTTCTCCAACAGCCTACTCTCCGTCTCACACAGAACCTAATTCTTCAGGTGTCCCACTAATTCGCACCTCTCTGAGAACATGA